The following coding sequences lie in one Hydrogenophaga sp. PBL-H3 genomic window:
- a CDS encoding RBBP9/YdeN family alpha/beta hydrolase: MAFPTVIVMPGWRNSGPGHWQSLWSDILPSVLRVEQDDWVAPVRTAWVARLSETIERAPGPVVVVAHSLGCITTTHLPASIAQRIQGALLVAPADPERRGVLADFAPVPYQRLPYRSILVASSNDPYCPVRTAGAYARAWGSEFVRLNDAGHINVDSGHGPWPLGLALLQSLGADVPAATRAVEPA; encoded by the coding sequence ATGGCATTTCCTACCGTCATCGTCATGCCTGGCTGGCGCAATTCCGGCCCCGGCCACTGGCAGAGCCTGTGGTCCGACATCCTGCCCTCGGTGCTTCGCGTGGAGCAGGACGACTGGGTCGCGCCCGTGCGCACGGCCTGGGTGGCCCGCCTGAGCGAAACCATCGAGCGGGCGCCCGGCCCCGTGGTGGTGGTGGCGCACAGCCTGGGCTGCATCACCACCACGCACCTGCCGGCCTCCATCGCCCAGCGCATCCAGGGTGCGCTGCTGGTGGCGCCGGCCGATCCCGAGCGCCGCGGCGTGCTGGCCGATTTCGCGCCCGTGCCCTACCAGCGCCTGCCCTACCGCAGCATCCTCGTGGCCAGCAGCAACGACCCGTACTGTCCGGTGCGAACGGCCGGCGCGTATGCGCGCGCCTGGGGCAGCGAGTTCGTGCGGCTCAACGACGCCGGCCACATCAATGTGGACTCGGGTCACGGCCCCTGGCCGCTGGGCCTGGCGCTGCTGCAGTCGCTCGGGGCCGATGTGCCGGCCGCCACCCGCGCGGTGGAGCCCGCCTGA
- a CDS encoding rhodanese-like domain-containing protein encodes MTVASESPTLRDALEAAEQAARSAGLPYAGGVSPGLAWSLFSTGQAILVDVRSAEERKFVGQVPESVHVPWATGTNLTRNPRFVRELEAKTGKDARILLLCRSGKRSALAAEAAAQAGFTQVFNVLEGFEGEIDANQHRGGQDGWRFQGLPWVQD; translated from the coding sequence ATGACCGTTGCCTCCGAATCTCCCACCTTGCGCGACGCCCTGGAAGCCGCCGAGCAGGCCGCCCGATCCGCGGGCCTGCCCTATGCGGGCGGCGTCTCGCCCGGGCTCGCCTGGTCGCTGTTTTCCACGGGCCAGGCCATCCTGGTGGACGTGCGCAGCGCCGAAGAGCGCAAGTTTGTCGGCCAGGTGCCCGAGAGCGTTCATGTGCCCTGGGCCACCGGCACCAACCTCACGCGCAACCCGCGTTTCGTGCGCGAACTCGAAGCCAAAACCGGCAAGGACGCGCGCATCCTGCTGCTGTGCCGCAGCGGCAAGCGCTCGGCACTGGCGGCCGAGGCAGCGGCCCAAGCCGGCTTCACCCAGGTGTTCAACGTGCTCGAAGGTTTCGAGGGCGAGATCGACGCCAACCAACACCGCGGTGGCCAGGACGGCTGGCGCTTCCAGGGGCTGCCGTGGGTTCAAGACTGA
- a CDS encoding family 2A encapsulin nanocompartment shell protein yields MSDHTPSQLALSDNAARQLANATKTAPVLSTISPRWLTHLLQWQPVEAGIYRLNKVKNPQDVEVLCAQRDESELPSTFVDYEDQPREYFLNAVSTVLDVHTRVSDLYSSPHDQIKEQLRLTIETIKEKQESELINNADYGLLASVHPNQIVYPLTGAPTPDDLDELLTKVWKEPAFFLTHPLAIAAFGRECTRRGVPPPTVSLFGSQFLTWRGIPLIPSDKVPVADGKTKILLLRVGDKRQGVVGLYQPGLAGEQSPGLSVRFMGINRSAIASYLISLYCSLAVQTEDALAVLEDVEVGKFHDYPDTYK; encoded by the coding sequence ATGTCTGACCACACCCCTTCCCAGCTGGCGCTGAGCGACAACGCCGCTCGCCAACTGGCCAACGCCACCAAGACCGCACCGGTCCTGTCCACCATCAGCCCGCGCTGGCTCACGCACCTGCTGCAGTGGCAGCCGGTGGAGGCCGGCATCTACCGCCTCAACAAGGTGAAGAACCCGCAGGACGTGGAGGTGCTGTGCGCGCAGCGCGACGAGAGCGAACTGCCCTCGACCTTCGTGGACTACGAAGACCAGCCGCGCGAGTATTTCCTGAACGCCGTGTCCACCGTGCTCGACGTGCACACCCGCGTGTCCGACCTCTACAGCAGCCCGCACGACCAGATCAAGGAACAGCTGCGCCTGACCATCGAGACCATCAAGGAAAAGCAGGAAAGCGAGCTGATCAACAACGCCGACTACGGCCTGCTGGCCAGCGTGCACCCCAACCAGATCGTCTACCCCCTCACCGGCGCGCCCACGCCCGATGATCTGGACGAACTGCTGACCAAGGTGTGGAAGGAGCCCGCCTTCTTCCTCACGCACCCGCTGGCCATCGCTGCCTTCGGCCGCGAATGCACACGCCGTGGCGTGCCACCGCCCACGGTGAGTCTGTTCGGCTCGCAGTTCCTCACCTGGCGCGGCATCCCGCTGATTCCCAGCGACAAGGTGCCCGTGGCCGATGGCAAGACCAAGATCCTGCTGCTGCGCGTGGGCGACAAGCGCCAGGGCGTGGTGGGCCTCTACCAGCCGGGCCTGGCGGGTGAGCAGAGTCCGGGCCTGTCGGTGCGCTTCATGGGCATCAACCGCAGTGCCATCGCCTCGTACCTGATCTCGCTGTACTGCTCGCTCGCGGTGCAGACCGAGGACGCACTGGCCGTGCTGGAAGACGTTGAAGTGGGCAAGTTCCATGACTATCCAGACACCTACAAGTGA
- a CDS encoding cytochrome-c peroxidase yields MSRALLWLAALGLIGSAAMAGEPLRAAYEKPPAQWPAPWVDEGVAFVELGALAPPPSPTSARAAQLTRLGRQLFFDARLSLDGRVSCASCHRPDQAWTLRTPTAPGGRRNPPGLHGVASRAHWAWDGAAASLAAQSLRPLTDPREMGNPSLDEVWQRVRAAPEYRALTTPEQLGAALAAFQRTLHASSHFDRFVRGEHRALNDQELRGLHLFRTQARCANCHFGPTFSDGRFHNLGIAFFGEPSQDLGRFEATGQCEDAGRFRTASLRGVSRTAPYMHHGLFDTLAGVLHLYTRGGGDPRNSRAGVAANPLYACAARVSPHLRPLPLGEADIAALQAFLKTL; encoded by the coding sequence TTGAGCCGGGCGCTGCTCTGGCTCGCTGCGCTGGGCCTGATCGGCTCGGCGGCGATGGCTGGCGAGCCGCTGCGCGCCGCCTACGAGAAGCCACCAGCTCAATGGCCCGCACCGTGGGTCGACGAGGGCGTGGCCTTCGTGGAACTCGGCGCCCTCGCGCCACCACCCTCGCCCACTTCGGCGCGCGCGGCGCAGCTCACGAGGTTGGGCCGCCAGCTGTTCTTCGATGCCCGCCTCTCGCTGGATGGCCGCGTGTCCTGCGCCAGCTGCCACCGGCCCGACCAGGCCTGGACGCTGCGCACACCCACCGCGCCCGGCGGACGGCGCAACCCACCGGGCCTGCACGGCGTGGCCTCGCGCGCGCACTGGGCCTGGGACGGTGCCGCCGCTTCGCTGGCTGCGCAGTCGCTGCGGCCGCTGACCGACCCGCGCGAAATGGGCAACCCCTCGCTGGACGAGGTCTGGCAGCGTGTGCGGGCTGCGCCCGAGTACCGTGCACTCACCACGCCCGAGCAACTGGGCGCGGCGCTGGCGGCCTTCCAGCGCACGCTGCACGCCAGCAGCCACTTCGACCGCTTCGTGCGGGGAGAGCACCGCGCGCTCAACGACCAGGAGCTGCGAGGCCTGCACCTGTTCCGCACCCAGGCCCGCTGCGCCAACTGCCACTTCGGCCCCACGTTCAGCGATGGCCGGTTCCACAACCTCGGCATCGCCTTCTTCGGCGAACCCTCGCAGGACCTCGGCCGTTTTGAAGCGACCGGTCAATGCGAAGACGCGGGCCGCTTTCGCACCGCCAGCCTGCGCGGTGTGTCGCGCACCGCGCCCTACATGCACCACGGCCTGTTCGACACGCTTGCGGGCGTGCTGCACCTGTACACGCGCGGTGGTGGCGACCCGCGCAACAGCCGCGCGGGCGTGGCGGCGAACCCGCTCTACGCCTGCGCGGCGCGCGTGTCGCCGCACCTGCGGCCGCTGCCACTGGGCGAGGCCGACATCGCGGCGCTGCAGGCGTTTCTGAAGACCTTGTGA
- a CDS encoding sulfate ABC transporter substrate-binding protein, with product MKNTLRVALAAVALSTSALASAQTSTLLNVSYDVAREFYKDINVAFAASYKKSTGKDIKVDQSHAGSSAQARAVADGLEADVVTFNTTTDVDFLAEKGVVAKDWRQKFANGAAPTTSTMLFLVRNGNPKGIKDWDDLIKPGVQVVVVNPKTGGNGRMAYLAAWGYVRSKGGSDAEAAEFVGKLYKNVPVLARGGRDATGVFLQRNIGDVLVTFESEVVSVDTEFGAGKVDAIHPSASIVAENPVAIVERTVNKKGSAAEAKAYLDFLYSAEGQEIAAKHNIRPRNEAVLKKYASAFKPIKLFTVEQYFGSLGEAQKVHFNDGGQFDKLYTVGK from the coding sequence ATGAAAAACACCTTGCGTGTGGCCCTGGCCGCCGTTGCCCTCTCCACCTCCGCGCTGGCATCCGCCCAGACCAGCACGCTGCTCAATGTCTCCTACGACGTGGCGCGCGAGTTCTACAAAGACATCAACGTGGCCTTTGCCGCCAGCTACAAGAAGAGCACGGGCAAGGACATCAAGGTCGACCAGTCGCACGCCGGCTCCAGCGCACAGGCGCGCGCCGTGGCCGATGGCCTGGAGGCCGACGTGGTGACCTTCAACACCACCACCGACGTGGACTTCCTGGCCGAGAAGGGTGTGGTCGCCAAGGACTGGCGCCAGAAGTTCGCCAACGGCGCGGCACCCACCACCTCGACCATGCTGTTCCTGGTGCGCAACGGCAACCCCAAGGGCATCAAGGACTGGGACGACCTGATCAAGCCTGGCGTGCAGGTGGTGGTGGTCAACCCCAAGACCGGCGGCAACGGCCGCATGGCCTACCTGGCCGCCTGGGGCTATGTGCGCAGCAAGGGCGGCAGCGACGCTGAAGCCGCCGAGTTCGTGGGCAAGCTCTACAAGAACGTGCCGGTGCTGGCGCGCGGCGGCCGTGACGCCACCGGCGTCTTCCTGCAACGCAACATCGGCGACGTGCTCGTGACCTTCGAGTCCGAGGTGGTCTCGGTGGACACCGAGTTCGGCGCCGGCAAGGTCGATGCCATCCACCCCAGCGCCTCCATCGTGGCGGAAAACCCGGTCGCCATCGTCGAACGCACGGTGAACAAGAAGGGTTCGGCCGCTGAAGCCAAGGCCTACCTCGATTTCCTCTACAGCGCCGAAGGCCAGGAGATCGCGGCCAAACACAACATCCGCCCGCGCAACGAAGCGGTGCTGAAGAAATACGCCAGTGCCTTCAAACCGATCAAGCTGTTCACCGTCGAGCAGTATTTCGGCTCGCTGGGCGAAGCGCAGAAAGTGCACTTCAACGACGGCGGTCAGTTCGACAAGCTCTACACCGTCGGAAAGTAA
- a CDS encoding Crp/Fnr family transcriptional regulator, with translation MTLSAMSYREQNQLLAAMPFDDWRYIESHLEWIEMPAHGTLFEAGDSLRHVYFPISAVVSLVSTMLDGATVEVAAVGNEGMVGVEAFMGSSNANNGTTASGTVMAQHTALVCRGGHGYRMSAQSIAHHAKRSERVMHHLLNYTRTLFQHMSQTSACNRHHSLDQQLARWLLVHLERQPDDELHITQERIASMLGVRREGVTGGALRLQKAGVIRYGRGQMSVIDRAGLNAHSCECHGVIRDAYTRLSNDAVLQVKPVPATSSAALGVCSPSRSAVPT, from the coding sequence ATGACACTCTCTGCCATGTCCTACCGCGAACAGAACCAACTGTTGGCGGCCATGCCGTTTGACGACTGGCGCTACATCGAGTCTCACCTGGAGTGGATCGAAATGCCCGCGCACGGCACCTTGTTTGAAGCCGGCGACAGCCTGCGCCATGTGTACTTTCCGATCTCGGCCGTGGTGTCGCTGGTCTCCACCATGCTGGATGGCGCCACGGTGGAAGTGGCAGCGGTGGGCAATGAAGGCATGGTGGGCGTGGAAGCCTTCATGGGCAGCAGCAACGCCAACAACGGCACCACCGCCAGCGGAACCGTGATGGCGCAACACACAGCCCTGGTGTGTCGGGGCGGCCACGGCTACCGCATGAGTGCACAGTCCATCGCCCACCACGCAAAGCGCTCTGAGCGGGTGATGCACCACCTGCTCAACTACACCCGAACGCTGTTTCAGCACATGTCGCAGACCTCCGCCTGCAACCGCCACCATTCGCTCGACCAACAGCTTGCGCGCTGGCTGCTGGTGCACCTGGAGCGCCAGCCCGACGACGAGCTGCACATCACACAGGAGCGCATTGCCAGCATGCTGGGCGTGCGGCGCGAAGGCGTCACCGGAGGTGCGCTGCGTCTGCAGAAGGCCGGCGTGATCCGCTATGGCCGCGGCCAGATGTCGGTGATCGACCGCGCCGGCCTCAATGCCCACAGTTGCGAATGCCACGGCGTGATCCGCGATGCATACACCCGTCTCAGCAACGATGCGGTGTTGCAGGTCAAGCCTGTGCCGGCAACATCCAGCGCAGCGCTCGGCGTCTGTTCACCGAGTCGCAGCGCCGTCCCTACCTGA
- a CDS encoding PRC-barrel domain-containing protein, protein MHDETLAEPAEHTTNPGGEGDAPHRGPGPRLMGASTLTGNDVFNDHDEDLGEIREIMLDMRTGRVGYAVLSFGGFMGLGDKLFAVPWAALELDTSSRCFMLRVSKARLQGAPGFDKQHWPDMADAEWAKGVHQFYGTQPQGEPPPDP, encoded by the coding sequence ATGCACGACGAAACGCTTGCTGAACCCGCCGAGCACACCACCAACCCCGGCGGGGAAGGGGACGCCCCTCACCGGGGTCCAGGCCCCCGGCTCATGGGTGCCAGCACGTTGACGGGCAACGATGTGTTCAACGACCACGATGAAGACCTGGGCGAGATCCGGGAAATCATGCTGGACATGCGCACCGGTCGGGTGGGTTACGCGGTGCTGTCGTTTGGCGGATTCATGGGGCTGGGCGACAAGTTGTTTGCCGTGCCCTGGGCCGCGCTCGAGTTGGACACAAGCAGCCGCTGTTTCATGCTGCGGGTGAGCAAGGCGCGCCTTCAGGGCGCGCCGGGATTTGACAAGCAGCATTGGCCCGACATGGCCGATGCCGAGTGGGCAAAGGGCGTGCACCAGTTCTACGGCACGCAGCCGCAGGGTGAACCCCCGCCGGACCCCTGA
- a CDS encoding LLM class flavin-dependent oxidoreductase: MSNRQLRLGAFIMATGHHIAAWRHPGSQIDSGTNIDHYIEVAQTAERGLFDQVFVADSPGIWGTGDDESFSRQGRISHFEPVTLWAALAAVTKHIGFVATASTTYEDPYLLARKFASLDHISKGRAAWNVVTTSNDSVHGNFGLDAHPTPGERYAKATEFVDVVKGLWDSFDDDAFVRDRASGVYFDPAKLHELNHIGKHLKVKGPLNIERSPQGHPVIVQAGSSEDGKELAAATAEAIFTAWTSLAEAQAFYKDVKGRMAKHCRRPEQLLVLPGISPVIGRTEAEAQAKWAELQALIHPSVGLSTLAPYWPGEDLRRWNLDAPPPHYPEPPKGINSRAHVVIELARREQFTVRQLYEYLAGARGHWVVIGTPQTIADQMQEWFENGAADGFNVMPPVLPASLNEFVDLVVPELQKRGLFRTAYEGSTLRENLGLERPVSRYAAAARLAA, translated from the coding sequence ATGAGCAACAGACAACTGCGCCTGGGCGCCTTCATCATGGCCACGGGCCACCACATCGCCGCCTGGCGCCATCCCGGTTCGCAGATCGACTCGGGCACCAACATCGACCACTACATCGAGGTCGCGCAGACCGCCGAGCGCGGCCTGTTTGACCAGGTGTTCGTGGCCGACAGCCCCGGCATCTGGGGCACGGGCGACGACGAGTCCTTCAGCCGCCAGGGACGCATCTCGCACTTCGAGCCGGTCACGTTGTGGGCCGCGCTCGCGGCGGTGACGAAACACATCGGCTTCGTCGCCACCGCGTCCACCACCTACGAAGACCCCTACCTGCTGGCGCGCAAATTCGCGTCGCTCGACCACATCAGCAAGGGCCGCGCGGCCTGGAACGTGGTGACCACCAGCAACGACAGCGTGCATGGCAACTTCGGTCTGGACGCGCACCCCACGCCCGGCGAGCGCTACGCCAAGGCCACCGAGTTCGTGGACGTGGTCAAAGGCCTGTGGGACAGCTTCGACGACGACGCCTTCGTGCGCGACCGCGCATCGGGCGTGTACTTCGACCCCGCGAAGCTGCACGAGCTCAACCACATCGGCAAGCACCTGAAGGTGAAAGGGCCGCTGAACATCGAGCGCTCGCCACAGGGCCACCCGGTGATCGTGCAGGCGGGGTCGTCCGAGGACGGCAAGGAACTCGCGGCGGCCACGGCGGAAGCGATCTTCACCGCCTGGACCAGCCTGGCCGAGGCGCAGGCGTTTTACAAGGACGTGAAAGGCCGCATGGCGAAGCACTGCCGGCGGCCCGAGCAGCTGTTGGTGCTGCCCGGCATCTCGCCGGTGATCGGGCGCACCGAAGCCGAGGCGCAGGCCAAGTGGGCCGAGCTGCAGGCGCTGATCCACCCCTCGGTGGGCCTGAGCACCCTCGCACCGTACTGGCCCGGCGAGGACCTGCGCCGCTGGAATCTGGACGCACCGCCACCGCACTACCCGGAGCCGCCCAAGGGCATCAACAGCCGCGCGCACGTGGTGATCGAACTCGCGCGGCGCGAGCAGTTCACCGTGCGCCAGCTCTACGAATACCTGGCCGGCGCGCGCGGCCACTGGGTGGTGATCGGCACACCGCAGACCATTGCCGACCAGATGCAGGAGTGGTTCGAGAACGGCGCGGCCGACGGCTTCAACGTGATGCCGCCGGTGCTGCCGGCCTCGCTCAACGAGTTCGTGGACCTGGTGGTGCCCGAGCTGCAGAAGCGCGGCCTGTTCCGCACCGCCTACGAAGGCAGCACGCTGCGCGAGAACCTCGGGCTGGAGCGGCCGGTGAGCCGCTACGCGGCCGCCGCGCGGCTCGCGGCCTGA
- the cysW gene encoding sulfate ABC transporter permease subunit CysW produces the protein MSTVNSPRTTRKGTTETAWVRTTLIAIALVFMFLFLVLPLAAVFTEALRKGWDAYWEALKDPDAWSAIRLTFLTALVAVPLNLVFGVAAAWAVAKYEFRGKSFLTTLIDLPFSVSPVVAGLIYVLVFGTQGWFGPWLAEHDIKIIFAVPGIILATIFVTFPFIARELIPLMQAQGNDEEQAAQVLGASGWQTFWYVTLPNIKWGLIYGVILCNARAMGEFGAVSVVSGHIRGQTNTMPLHVEILYNEYQSVAAFAVASLLALLALVTLVIKSVAEWRMESEMKALAELPPERPTSVANPLLGQTS, from the coding sequence ATGAGCACCGTCAACTCCCCGCGCACCACACGCAAGGGCACCACCGAAACCGCATGGGTGCGCACCACGTTGATCGCCATTGCGCTGGTCTTCATGTTCCTGTTCCTCGTGCTGCCGCTGGCCGCCGTGTTCACCGAGGCCCTGCGCAAGGGCTGGGACGCCTACTGGGAAGCGCTGAAGGACCCCGATGCCTGGTCGGCCATCCGCCTGACCTTCCTCACCGCGCTGGTCGCCGTGCCGCTGAACCTGGTGTTCGGTGTGGCAGCGGCCTGGGCCGTGGCCAAGTACGAGTTCCGTGGCAAGTCCTTCCTCACCACGCTGATCGACCTGCCGTTCTCGGTGTCGCCGGTGGTCGCAGGCCTGATCTATGTGCTGGTGTTCGGCACGCAGGGCTGGTTCGGCCCGTGGCTGGCCGAGCACGACATCAAGATCATCTTTGCGGTGCCCGGCATCATCCTGGCCACCATCTTCGTCACCTTCCCCTTCATCGCGCGCGAACTCATTCCGCTGATGCAGGCGCAGGGCAACGACGAGGAACAGGCCGCGCAAGTGCTGGGTGCCAGCGGCTGGCAGACCTTCTGGTACGTGACACTGCCCAACATCAAGTGGGGCCTGATCTACGGCGTGATCCTCTGCAATGCACGCGCCATGGGCGAGTTCGGCGCGGTCTCGGTGGTCTCGGGTCACATCCGCGGCCAGACCAACACCATGCCGCTGCACGTGGAGATCCTCTACAACGAGTACCAGTCGGTCGCCGCGTTTGCCGTGGCCTCGCTGCTGGCGCTGCTGGCCCTGGTCACGCTGGTGATCAAGTCGGTCGCCGAGTGGCGCATGGAGAGCGAGATGAAGGCCCTGGCCGAGTTGCCACCCGAGCGGCCCACGTCGGTTGCCAATCCTTTGCTGGGACAAACATCATGA
- the cysT gene encoding sulfate ABC transporter permease subunit CysT — protein MTTATLPSAAASPPGARRATRRVLPGFNITLGFTVFYLSLIVLIPLSALIFKTFTLTWPQFWEAVTAPRVLASYKLTFGASFIAACVNAVFGLLVAWVLVRYSFPGKKIIDALVDLPFALPTAVAGISLTALLAGNGWIGQYTEPLGLQLAFNPNGVVIALIFIGLPFVVRTVQPVLEDTEKELEEAATCLGATRWQTFSRVIFPSIAPALLTGFAMAFARAVGEYGSVIFIAGNMPMVSEITPLIIISKLEQYDYAGATAVATVMLAISFVLLLLINALQTWQRKRSGGNLQ, from the coding sequence ATGACAACCGCCACGCTGCCCTCTGCGGCAGCTTCCCCGCCGGGCGCGCGCCGCGCCACGCGCCGCGTGCTGCCGGGCTTCAACATCACGCTGGGCTTCACGGTCTTCTACCTGAGCCTGATCGTGCTGATCCCGCTTTCGGCGCTGATCTTCAAGACCTTCACCCTCACCTGGCCGCAGTTCTGGGAAGCCGTCACCGCGCCGCGCGTGCTGGCCTCTTACAAGCTCACCTTCGGCGCCTCGTTCATCGCAGCCTGCGTCAACGCGGTCTTTGGCCTGCTGGTGGCCTGGGTGCTGGTGCGCTACAGCTTCCCCGGCAAGAAGATCATCGACGCGCTGGTGGACCTGCCCTTTGCGCTGCCCACCGCCGTGGCCGGCATCTCGCTCACCGCGCTGCTGGCGGGCAACGGCTGGATCGGTCAGTACACCGAGCCGCTGGGCCTGCAGCTGGCCTTCAACCCCAACGGTGTGGTGATTGCGCTCATCTTCATCGGCCTGCCGTTTGTGGTGCGCACGGTGCAGCCGGTGCTCGAAGACACCGAGAAGGAGCTGGAGGAAGCCGCCACCTGCCTGGGTGCCACCCGCTGGCAGACCTTCAGCCGCGTGATCTTCCCCAGCATCGCGCCCGCCCTGCTCACCGGTTTTGCCATGGCCTTTGCCCGCGCGGTGGGTGAATACGGCTCGGTCATCTTCATCGCCGGCAACATGCCCATGGTCTCCGAAATCACGCCGCTGATCATCATCAGCAAGCTGGAGCAGTACGACTACGCGGGCGCCACCGCCGTGGCCACCGTGATGCTCGCCATCTCCTTCGTGCTGCTGCTGCTCATCAACGCCTTGCAGACCTGGCAGCGCAAGCGTTCCGGAGGCAACCTGCAATGA
- a CDS encoding sulfate/molybdate ABC transporter ATP-binding protein — MSIEIRNINKHFGTFQALNNVNLDIHSGELLALLGPSGCGKTTLLRIIAGLETPDTGNIFFSGEDTTDVHVRERNVGFVFQHYALFRHMTVLENVAFGLRVKPRSERPSDAQIKAKVHDLLKLVQLDWLADRYPSQLSGGQRQRIALARALAVEPKVLLLDEPFGALDAKVRKELRRWLRRLHDELHVTSVFVTHDQEEALEVADRVVLMNQGRVEQVGAPQDVWDHPASPFVYGFLGDVNLFHGRAHEGQMHLEGVSIASPEHAGAQDAQALAYVRPHELDVLPWAPGLSGMVVRLDRAVVVGPIARLELVPLASPANGDRPTLIEAHLPADRFKELGIKEGDTVVVAPRKARVFLQPQTV, encoded by the coding sequence ATGAGCATCGAAATCCGCAACATCAACAAGCACTTCGGCACCTTCCAGGCGCTGAACAATGTCAACCTCGACATCCACTCGGGTGAGCTGCTCGCGCTGCTGGGTCCCTCGGGCTGCGGCAAGACCACGCTGCTGCGCATCATTGCCGGGCTGGAGACGCCGGACACCGGCAACATTTTCTTCAGCGGCGAGGACACCACCGACGTGCACGTGCGCGAGCGCAACGTGGGTTTCGTGTTCCAGCACTACGCGCTGTTCCGCCACATGACCGTGCTGGAAAACGTGGCCTTCGGCCTGCGCGTCAAACCGCGCAGCGAGCGCCCAAGCGACGCGCAGATCAAGGCCAAGGTGCACGACCTGCTCAAGCTGGTGCAGCTCGACTGGCTGGCCGACCGCTACCCCTCGCAGCTCTCGGGCGGCCAGCGCCAGCGCATTGCCCTGGCCCGTGCACTCGCGGTCGAACCCAAGGTGCTGCTGCTCGACGAGCCCTTCGGTGCGCTCGACGCCAAAGTGCGCAAGGAACTGCGCCGCTGGCTGCGCCGCCTGCACGACGAGCTGCACGTGACCAGCGTGTTCGTCACGCACGACCAGGAAGAAGCGCTCGAAGTGGCCGACCGCGTGGTGCTGATGAACCAGGGCCGTGTGGAACAGGTGGGTGCACCGCAAGACGTGTGGGACCACCCGGCCAGCCCCTTTGTGTACGGCTTCCTGGGCGACGTGAACCTGTTTCACGGCCGCGCGCACGAAGGCCAGATGCACCTGGAAGGCGTGTCGATCGCATCGCCCGAACACGCCGGCGCCCAGGATGCCCAGGCCCTGGCCTACGTGCGTCCGCACGAGCTCGACGTGCTGCCCTGGGCGCCTGGTCTCAGCGGCATGGTCGTCAGGCTGGACCGCGCCGTCGTGGTGGGGCCGATCGCCCGCCTCGAACTCGTGCCGCTGGCGTCACCAGCCAATGGCGACAGGCCCACGCTGATCGAAGCCCACCTGCCGGCCGACCGCTTCAAGGAACTCGGCATCAAGGAAGGCGACACCGTGGTGGTGGCACCGCGCAAGGCGCGCGTGTTCCTGCAGCCCCAGACGGTCTGA
- the epsC gene encoding serine O-acetyltransferase EpsC — translation MDDALTPEVRTHLFDLQQVVRDLADVRQRWRTAQKRSREPGGRELPSRDALTDILDGLRGALFPMRLGPPDLRQESEDFYIGHTLDTSLQALLGQVRLELRHQHRHEGGGHEAATEQQARDLVRDFAHSLPAIRELLDSDVVAAFEGDPAARSVDEVLLCYPGIQAMIHHRVAHRFYQLGVPLLARIVAELAHSATGIDIHPGASIGAGFFIDHGTGVVIGETAVIGQRVRVYQAVTLGAKRFPTDDNGHLSKGLARHPVVEDDVVIYAGATVLGRVTIGRGATIGGNLWVTHDVAAGANLSQARSREVTTSP, via the coding sequence ATGGACGACGCACTCACCCCCGAGGTGCGCACGCACCTGTTTGACCTGCAGCAGGTCGTGCGCGATCTGGCCGATGTACGCCAGCGCTGGCGCACAGCGCAGAAGCGCTCGCGCGAACCCGGCGGTCGAGAGCTGCCCTCGCGCGACGCGCTCACCGACATCCTAGACGGGCTGCGCGGCGCGTTGTTTCCGATGCGCCTGGGCCCACCCGACCTGCGCCAGGAGAGCGAGGACTTCTACATCGGCCACACGCTGGACACGTCGTTGCAAGCCCTGCTGGGCCAGGTGCGGCTGGAGCTGCGCCACCAGCACCGCCACGAGGGCGGCGGCCATGAGGCGGCGACCGAACAGCAGGCGCGCGACCTCGTGCGCGATTTCGCGCACTCGCTGCCCGCCATCCGCGAGCTGCTCGACAGCGACGTGGTGGCGGCCTTCGAGGGCGACCCCGCCGCGCGCAGCGTGGACGAGGTGCTGCTGTGCTACCCCGGCATCCAGGCCATGATCCACCACCGCGTGGCGCACCGCTTCTACCAGCTGGGGGTGCCGCTGCTGGCGCGCATCGTGGCCGAGCTCGCGCACAGCGCGACCGGCATCGACATCCACCCGGGTGCCTCCATCGGCGCGGGCTTCTTCATCGACCACGGCACGGGCGTGGTGATCGGCGAGACCGCCGTGATCGGTCAGCGCGTGCGCGTGTACCAGGCGGTCACGCTGGGCGCCAAGCGCTTCCCCACCGACGACAACGGCCACCTGAGCAAAGGCCTGGCGCGCCACCCCGTGGTGGAGGACGACGTGGTGATCTACGCCGGCGCCACCGTGCTCGGGCGCGTGACCATCGGCCGCGGCGCCACCATCGGCGGCAACCTCTGGGTCACGCACGACGTGGCCGCAGGCGCCAACCTGAGCCAGGCGCGATCACGGGAGGTCACCACCAGCCCCTGA